The following are encoded together in the Equus quagga isolate Etosha38 chromosome 1, UCLA_HA_Equagga_1.0, whole genome shotgun sequence genome:
- the LOC124226832 gene encoding olfactory receptor 13C9 has translation MEWENQTILVEFFLKGLADYPRLELLFFVLVLIMYVVILLGNGTLILISILDPHLHTPMYFFLGNLSFLDICYTTTSIPSTLMRFLSERKTISFSGCAVQMFFGLAMGTTECVLLSMMAFDRYVAICKPLRYSVIMSKNSYVPMAAGSWFAGVVNSAVQTAFVVQLTFCRNNVINNFACEILAVMKMACADISGNEFIMLVATTLFTLMPLLLIVISYSLIISSILKIRTSEGRSKAFSTCSAHLTVVIIFYGTILFMYMKPKSKQTLNSDDMDATDKLISMFYGVMTPMMNPLIYSLRNKDVKEAVKHLFNRRFFTK, from the coding sequence ATGGAATGGGAAAACCAAACGATTCTGGTAGAATTCTTTTTAAAGGGGCTTGCTGATTACCCAAGGCTTGAGCTACTCTTTTTTGTGCTCGTCTTAATAATGTATGTGGTCATCCTTCTGGGCAATGGCACCCTTATTTTAATCAGCATCCTGGACCCCCACcttcacacccccatgtacttcttcctggggAACCTCTCGTTCTTGGACATCTGCTACACCACCACCTCCATTCCCTCCACACTGATGAGGTTCCTCTCCGAAAGAAAGACCATCTCATTCTCTGGCTGTGCAGTGCAGATGTTCTTCGGCTTGGCCATGGGGACAACAGAGTGTGTGCTCCTGAGCATGATGGCCTTTGACCGGTATGTGGCTATCTGCAAACCTCTGAGATATTCTGTCATCATGAGTAAGAATTCCTATGTGCCCATGGCAGCTGGCTCCTGGTTTGCAGGAGTTGTCAACTCTGCAGTACAAACTGCATTTGTGGTACAATTGACCTTCTGCAGGAATAATGTCATCAATAATTTTGCCTGTGAAATTCTGGCTGTCATGAAGATGGCCTGTGCTGACATCTCAGGCAATGAGTTCATCATGCTTGTGGCCACGACATTGTTCACATTGATGCCCCTGCTCTTGATTGTCATCTCTTACTCATTAATCATTTCCAGCATCCTCAAGATCCGTACTTCTGAGGGGAGAagcaaagccttctccacctgctcagCCCACCTGACTGTGGTGATAATATTCTATGGAACCATTCTTTTCATGTACATGAAGCCCAAGTCTAAACAGACTCTTAATTCAGATGACATGGATGCCACTGACAAACTTATATCCATGTTCTATGGAGTGATGACTCCCATGATGAATCCTTTAATCTACAGTCTCAGAAACAAGGATGTGAAGGAGGCAGTAAAACATCTATTTAACAGAAGGTTCTTTACCAAGTGA